The Xanthomonas indica sequence CGGCCGGGCTCCACGCGTCGCGACCGAAGTCGCTCCCACAGGGGGATACTCCTGGCGTCCGCTGGGCCGGTTGTGGGAGGGGCTTCAGCCCCGACAGCCGTCGCCGCTGATCATTGCCCGGTCTTCGTTCGTCGCGACTGAAGGCAGCTCCCGTAGCGATAGAAGGCACGCTCGTAGGAGCGGCTTCAGCCGCGACACGCTCTACCTGTAACGCCCTGTCGCGGCTAAAGCCGCTCCTACGGTGCACCAATGGTTATTGGCGGAAAAGGTGGAGGGAGGCGACCTGAAGCCGCTCCCATGGGAGCATTGCTGTGTCTGGTTGGTCTGCTGCGAGAGGAGTGTTCAGTCCAGCAGCTTTCGACGTCGGCCTTTGCCCGGTCTTTGCTTGTCGCGCCTGAAGTCGCTCCCACACGGATGCTTCTGACATCCGCTGGGCCTATCGTGGGAGGGGCTTTAAGCCCCGAAGTCGTCCGCGAGGAGCGCGTCGATCGGAGACCTCTTTCTGCCTGCCGCGCTCGCCAGCGCTAGCGGTAGACCAGCTGCCGGCCCAGGAAGAACGACACCACCGCCAGCATGCCTTCGACCAGCGGTTTGGCCAGCCAGGCCAGGCGCAGGCCCAGCGCGTGGGCGCACAACGCCACCAGCCAGGTGCTGAGCGCGGTGAGCACGAGCCACATGGCCATGAAGCGGCCGAAGCGGCGCCAGCCCAGGCGCGCATCGTCGCCGTTGGCGAAGGTGATGCGGCCGTTGAGCCAGAACCCGAGCAGGGCGCCGCAGACGCGGCCCAGCACGTTGCCCGGCACGGCGGGCATGCCGGCCGCGGTGGCGGCGACGAACACGCTCCAGTCGACCAGCAATTGCAGCAGGCCGATCAGCAGGAACTGGCTGCCCTGGCGCAGGAGACCCATGAACATCCGCAGGAGAAGACGATCGCGCATGCTAGCGCTTGCCGCGCCGATGTACAGCCCGTCGTGCGTGCGGCGGTCGTGACGGCAAGCGCGGCCGGCACGCTCTAGAATTCGTCGTCCACCCGCAACGGAACCGCCCCCATGAGCCTGCCCCTGCACGTCGTGATCCTCGCCGCCGGCGCGGGCAAGCGGATGAAGTCGGTCAAGCCCAAGGTGCTGCAGCCGATCGCCGGCCGGCCGATGCTGGCGCATGTGATCGAGACCGCGCGCCACCTGCAGCCCGATGCGATCCACATCGTCCATGGCCACGGTGGCGAGGCGGTGCTGGCGGCCTTCGCCGACCAGCCGGACCTGCTGTGGGCCGAGCAGGCGCAACAGCTGGGCACCGGCCATGCGGTGCAGCAGGCGATGGCGGCCGTGCCCGACGCGGCCACGGTGCTGGTGCTGTACGGCGACGTGCCGCTGATCCGCGCCGAGACCCTGATCCGCCTGCTGCATGCGCCGGGGCGCTTGGCGGTGCTGGTCGCCGAACCGGAGGATCCCACCGGCTACGGCCGCATCGTGCGCGATGCCGCCGGCAAGGTCGCGGCGATCGTCGAGCAGAAGGACGCCGACGACGAGCAGCGGCGCATCCGCACCATCAACACCGGCATCGTCACCGCCGAGTCCACCGCGCTGAAGCGTTGGCTGGCGCAGCTGCGCAACGACAATGCGCAGGGCGAGTACTACCTGACCGACGTGTTCGCCGCCGCCGCCGCCGAGTTCACGCCGGCGGAGATGGTGCTGGTGGCCGATCCGATCGAGGCCGAGGGCGCAAACGATCCCTGGCAACTGGTGCAACTGGAACGCGCCTGGCAACTGCGGGCGGCGCGTGCGCTGTGCGAACAGGGCGTGCAACTGATCGACCCGAACCGCCTGGACCAGCGCGGCCGGGTGCGCGCCGGCCACGACGTGTGCATCGACGCCAACGTGATCCTGGAAGGCGAGGTGGAGCTGGGCGACGGCGTCAGCATCGGCCCGTTCGTGCGCCTGAAGGACGTGGTGCTGGGACCGGGGACGGAGGTGCGCGCGCATTGCGACCTGGAAGGCGTGGTGACCGAGGGCGCGGTGCAGATCGGGCCATTCGCGCGGCTGCGCCCGGGCACGGTGCTGGCCGACGGCGTGCACATCGGCAACTTCGTCGAGACCAAGAAGGCGGTGCTCGGCGTCGGCAGCAAGGCCAATCACCTGACCTACCTGGGCGATGCCACCATCGGCAGCGGCGTCAACATCGGCGCCGGCGTCATCACCTGCAACTACGACGGCGTGAACAAGTCTCAGACCTCGATCGGCGATGGCGTGTTCGTCGGCTCCAACAGCGCGCTGGTGGCGCCGCTGGAGATCGGGGAGGGCGCGACCATCGGCGCCGGCTCGGTGATCACCCGCAGCGCGCCGGCCGGCAAGTTGAGCGTGGCGCGGGTGCGCCAGGAAACGGTCGAGGGCTGGAAGCGCCCGGGCAAACGCGACTGAGGCATGGCCGGACGCATTCGTTTGGCGCGCGAGCAGGAGCTTGCGCGGTTGCTGGAGATCGAGCGGCGCGCCGGCGCCCTGTTGCAGGGCCATGCGGCACAGGCCGTGTTCGCCGCACACACGCTGGATGCGCAGGCGTTGCGCGCCGGGCTTGCACGCGGGCAGCTGTGGGTGGCGCTGGACGAAGACGGTCATTGCGCCGGTTATCTGCTCGGCGGGCGGCTGGACGACGGCTTTCATGTGCAGCAGATGGATGTGGACCCCGATGCAGGCCGCCGTGGCCTTGGTCGTGCGCTGCTGCGGCATGCGCGCGCGGCCGCGATGGAGGCCGGCTTCCCGTGCATGCTGCTCACGACCTTGCGCGATGTGCCGTGGAATGCCCCGTTCTACGCCAGCGCAGGCTTCGCCGAGCTGCCGCCTGCGCAATGGGGGCCGCAGTTGCGCGCCACCTGGCAACAGGAAGCCGCGCTCGGCTTCCCGATGCACCTGCGGGTGGCGATGCGTTGCCCGTTGCCGTCGCACTGAGCGCGTCCGCGGCGGGTCGCCGAGCCTGCGGGTGTGGCGACTGATACTGTACGCCGCTGGGAGAGCGGCGATATCGCCGCGACAGTCAACACAGGGGAACACCATGAAGCGACTTGTCATGGCGTCAGCGCTGACGCTGCTGAGCTTTCAGGCGACCGCGTTCGATCGCGTGCATGCAAAGATCAGCAAGATCTATTCGGAATCCAATCGATTCACCCTCGTCGTCGCCGATAGCGACATCCCGCAGCAATGCGGCGGTGTCTTCTACGAGGTGTATCGCGACGAAGCGACGCCGCACTTCAAGGAACTGTATTCGCTGGCCTTGGCCGCGTTCACCAGCAAGGCCAACGTCGAGATCGTGGTCAAGGGCTGCGCCGACGTCGACCGCGCCGTGATCGACCACATGGCGATCTACTGAGCACCGCGCCCGGTGTGTCCGGGACGCGTCAGGATGAACCAGGGGTTTTCGCTGAAACGGAGCGCAGTGCGGCGATCACGGCTTGCCTAGCTGTGCTCACGCTCGTCGGGCCCCGGGCCCCGGGCCCCGGGCCCCGGGCCTCGACTCTCACTCCCAATTCCCAATCCCCAATCCCGA is a genomic window containing:
- a CDS encoding GtrA family protein: MGLLRQGSQFLLIGLLQLLVDWSVFVAATAAGMPAVPGNVLGRVCGALLGFWLNGRITFANGDDARLGWRRFGRFMAMWLVLTALSTWLVALCAHALGLRLAWLAKPLVEGMLAVVSFFLGRQLVYR
- the glmU gene encoding bifunctional UDP-N-acetylglucosamine diphosphorylase/glucosamine-1-phosphate N-acetyltransferase GlmU is translated as MSLPLHVVILAAGAGKRMKSVKPKVLQPIAGRPMLAHVIETARHLQPDAIHIVHGHGGEAVLAAFADQPDLLWAEQAQQLGTGHAVQQAMAAVPDAATVLVLYGDVPLIRAETLIRLLHAPGRLAVLVAEPEDPTGYGRIVRDAAGKVAAIVEQKDADDEQRRIRTINTGIVTAESTALKRWLAQLRNDNAQGEYYLTDVFAAAAAEFTPAEMVLVADPIEAEGANDPWQLVQLERAWQLRAARALCEQGVQLIDPNRLDQRGRVRAGHDVCIDANVILEGEVELGDGVSIGPFVRLKDVVLGPGTEVRAHCDLEGVVTEGAVQIGPFARLRPGTVLADGVHIGNFVETKKAVLGVGSKANHLTYLGDATIGSGVNIGAGVITCNYDGVNKSQTSIGDGVFVGSNSALVAPLEIGEGATIGAGSVITRSAPAGKLSVARVRQETVEGWKRPGKRD
- a CDS encoding GNAT family N-acetyltransferase; amino-acid sequence: MAGRIRLAREQELARLLEIERRAGALLQGHAAQAVFAAHTLDAQALRAGLARGQLWVALDEDGHCAGYLLGGRLDDGFHVQQMDVDPDAGRRGLGRALLRHARAAAMEAGFPCMLLTTLRDVPWNAPFYASAGFAELPPAQWGPQLRATWQQEAALGFPMHLRVAMRCPLPSH